The Paraburkholderia sp. SOS3 genome includes a region encoding these proteins:
- a CDS encoding AIPR family protein, whose amino-acid sequence MSEELTFDAFEKEWLTEIRAGAPSTVELGNRFSRKLVTQWLEIAEDSDSPDDICYCDGAGDGGIDIACLQRSDDSDDSADNGDVWYLVQSKYGSAFSGTSTLLNEAQKLIDTLDGKRNNLSSLSAGLVERLQTFRKQCSSKDKLVLVFATQRPLSESERQAVEDIRAMGKNRLGASFETEAISLETIYHRTLDELSHVKKTQARITAHLVPSGEEMLVGSVGLMQLFDFLKSYKSASGDLDLLYEKNVRRFLGNRRKVNKGIEETILKKPERFGLYNNGITIVVEEFQKLPNNIEYELTEPFVVNGCQTTRTIWEVLYKKLEAGGTGLDDELEKWKKNLGKGIVVVKIVKVGTTGEELLTETTRYTNSQNAVSEKDFLALESDFQKWSKNMATKYNVFLEIQRGGWDSQKAYQKQNPSTKSFSEYVNAFDLLKVYGAAWLGEAGISYGKNPPFAPGGTLFHRIVNQDDFGLDDLYAAYRLYKAGNRFKFGRGAEVQQRGQTRHLFYMLATELLKDCLIAADIQITNKNITSGFTKLFMHSDSTALEALLDFSVSIADDYLTPGHEYSIFKEPTFLEKGSDLNSFLKWDQLGKSNQSTPLLLNLVSQYKIAMKGGIGGQPKYRDIVKDIISA is encoded by the coding sequence ATGAGTGAAGAGTTGACGTTTGATGCCTTTGAAAAGGAATGGCTTACTGAGATTCGGGCGGGCGCACCAAGTACCGTCGAGCTTGGCAATCGATTTTCCCGCAAGCTCGTGACGCAATGGCTAGAAATTGCGGAGGATAGCGATTCGCCCGACGACATCTGCTATTGCGACGGCGCTGGCGACGGCGGAATCGATATCGCTTGTTTGCAACGCAGCGACGATTCTGACGATTCTGCCGACAACGGGGATGTTTGGTATCTCGTTCAAAGCAAATACGGTTCTGCATTTTCTGGAACTAGCACTTTATTAAATGAAGCGCAGAAGCTTATTGACACTCTCGACGGGAAGCGAAATAACCTTTCCTCATTGTCGGCGGGACTAGTCGAAAGACTTCAAACCTTCCGAAAACAGTGTTCAAGTAAGGATAAGTTGGTATTGGTATTCGCCACGCAGCGCCCGTTATCTGAAAGCGAGCGGCAAGCCGTGGAAGACATTCGAGCAATGGGGAAGAATCGACTCGGCGCAAGTTTTGAAACTGAAGCCATCAGCCTCGAAACGATCTATCACAGAACGCTAGACGAATTGAGTCACGTCAAGAAAACCCAAGCACGAATAACAGCGCACCTCGTCCCATCCGGGGAGGAAATGCTTGTCGGTTCCGTCGGACTAATGCAATTATTCGATTTTCTGAAGTCTTATAAATCCGCGAGTGGCGATCTTGATCTGTTATACGAAAAAAATGTAAGAAGATTCCTTGGAAACAGAAGAAAAGTCAACAAAGGTATTGAAGAAACCATACTTAAAAAACCTGAGCGTTTTGGCCTTTACAATAATGGCATAACAATCGTAGTTGAGGAATTCCAGAAACTTCCGAACAACATTGAATACGAGCTAACTGAACCATTCGTAGTCAATGGTTGCCAGACCACGCGAACCATATGGGAGGTGCTTTACAAGAAGCTCGAAGCGGGTGGAACTGGATTGGACGATGAATTAGAAAAGTGGAAGAAAAATCTTGGTAAGGGCATTGTAGTAGTCAAGATCGTAAAGGTCGGCACAACGGGTGAGGAGTTACTTACCGAAACCACAAGGTATACTAATAGTCAAAATGCAGTAAGTGAAAAAGACTTTCTTGCCCTTGAAAGTGATTTTCAAAAATGGTCGAAAAATATGGCGACCAAATATAATGTTTTCCTAGAAATACAGCGTGGAGGATGGGATTCCCAGAAGGCCTACCAAAAGCAAAATCCGTCCACCAAGTCATTCTCGGAGTACGTGAACGCTTTCGATTTGCTAAAAGTCTACGGCGCAGCTTGGCTTGGTGAAGCTGGAATTTCTTATGGGAAAAACCCGCCTTTTGCGCCGGGTGGCACCCTATTCCACCGAATTGTAAATCAAGATGATTTCGGATTAGATGATCTATATGCGGCTTACCGTCTTTACAAGGCGGGAAATCGCTTTAAATTTGGCAGAGGAGCAGAAGTTCAACAGCGTGGGCAGACTAGGCATTTATTCTATATGCTGGCAACGGAACTATTGAAAGACTGCTTGATCGCGGCCGACATTCAAATCACAAACAAGAATATTACGTCTGGATTTACCAAACTTTTTATGCACAGCGACAGCACCGCCCTGGAGGCACTTCTTGATTTTTCCGTTTCGATAGCTGACGACTATTTGACGCCCGGCCATGAATACTCAATTTTCAAAGAACCCACCTTCCTCGAAAAAGGCAGCGATCTAAATAGTTTCCTAAAGTGGGATCAACTTGGTAAAAGTAACCAGTCCACACCGCTGCTGCTAAACTTGGTTTCCCAATACAAGATCGCAATGAAAGGTGGCATTGGGGGGCAACCCAAATACCGGGATATAGTAAAAGATATAATTTCCGCGTAA
- a CDS encoding SymE family type I addiction module toxin — MAERNHKTENGNSVRYLTVSKLRQPFNRPKHWPSWKSSYEDYPPVPWIRLSGRWLNEAGFDISGKVRVEVEKGKLVITPA; from the coding sequence ATGGCTGAACGCAATCATAAAACAGAGAACGGAAATTCGGTTCGCTACTTGACCGTGTCGAAACTACGCCAGCCGTTTAATCGGCCTAAGCATTGGCCGTCCTGGAAGAGCAGCTACGAGGACTATCCGCCCGTGCCCTGGATTCGTCTTTCGGGGCGCTGGCTGAATGAGGCGGGGTTTGATATTTCTGGGAAAGTTCGGGTGGAAGTGGAGAAGGGGAAGCTTGTTATAACGCCCGCTTGA
- a CDS encoding OpgC domain-containing protein: MPPRRGRSIEVDFFRGVVLIVIVLDHIPGSVLSHLMLHSYALCDSAEVFVCLGGYASAAAYDAVLEKRGLNAARTRFFKRGFEIYRAYLLTAVLTLLSGAVLALFHLNRPMVDMTGWPSFSAAPLRAAFDIAVLRQQPYLSSVLPMYVLFPLTVPFMVPLARRSAASALALSIAVWLAARPLAALLRIDDVADWAFNPFAWQLMFVLGILCRVQPVGDDFVGSRAGRWLTRVALAAAVGFAIVKLFILTQPLPGHLKQTLSVERVINFLAIGWLAVWLVRNGYIAQLAQRLPGIVNVGQLGLVCFVGGTVISLVVDTATPRALHGVAHGLAALAGDLVAIIAVLMLARLWRDWSNRRHSRRPAVRGADV, encoded by the coding sequence ATGCCCCCCCGCCGAGGACGCTCGATCGAAGTGGACTTCTTTCGTGGCGTCGTACTGATTGTCATCGTTCTCGATCACATACCCGGCAGCGTGCTGTCGCATTTAATGCTGCACTCATATGCGTTATGCGATTCCGCCGAGGTGTTCGTGTGTCTCGGCGGCTACGCGTCCGCAGCCGCCTACGATGCGGTGCTCGAGAAGCGCGGCCTCAACGCCGCGCGCACGCGCTTTTTCAAGCGCGGTTTCGAAATCTACCGCGCGTATCTGCTGACGGCGGTACTCACCTTGCTGTCGGGCGCCGTGCTCGCGCTTTTCCATTTGAACCGGCCCATGGTCGACATGACAGGCTGGCCGTCGTTCTCGGCGGCGCCGCTGCGCGCGGCGTTCGATATCGCGGTGCTGCGCCAGCAGCCGTATCTGTCGAGCGTGCTGCCGATGTATGTTCTATTTCCGTTGACCGTGCCTTTCATGGTGCCGCTCGCGCGGCGCTCGGCGGCTTCGGCGCTTGCGCTGAGCATCGCGGTCTGGCTTGCGGCGCGGCCGCTCGCGGCGTTGCTGCGTATCGACGATGTCGCCGATTGGGCTTTCAATCCGTTTGCATGGCAATTGATGTTCGTGCTCGGTATCCTGTGTCGGGTGCAGCCCGTGGGCGACGATTTCGTCGGATCGCGTGCGGGACGGTGGCTGACGCGCGTCGCGCTGGCTGCCGCCGTCGGCTTTGCGATCGTCAAGCTGTTTATCCTCACGCAGCCGCTGCCCGGTCATCTGAAGCAAACTCTATCGGTTGAACGCGTGATCAATTTCCTTGCGATTGGCTGGCTTGCAGTCTGGCTCGTGCGAAACGGTTACATTGCGCAACTCGCGCAGCGTTTGCCCGGCATCGTCAATGTCGGGCAATTGGGGCTCGTCTGCTTCGTCGGCGGCACCGTGATTTCGCTCGTCGTCGATACGGCGACGCCGCGTGCATTGCACGGCGTCGCGCACGGCCTCGCGGCGCTTGCCGGCGACCTCGTCGCGATCATTGCGGTGCTGATGCTCGCGCGTCTGTGGCGCGACTGGTCGAACCGCCGCCATTCGAGGCGCCCAGCGGTGCGCGGAGCCGACGTGTGA
- a CDS encoding tannase/feruloyl esterase family alpha/beta hydrolase, whose amino-acid sequence MHAAVHLRAARICARGFASLLLFVSGMQGCAAQQPLVPPAPSAAIPPASKLHCSTLTNLSLPPKAIGLPTNGVHIDSATLIPASAAGNEAGDYCRITGSIKALKSATPDIRFDLNLPRNWNGRALQLGGGGYNGVVVSGLGTMPFSPEHAPLALGYATFGDDSGHVGNSSLAVFGLIDEAVINFGYAHLKKTHDAALALIRLAYGRAPDRIYFAGGSTGGREGYTVMQRYPDDYDGVIADSPALNFTGVRLIGIKVGEAEYATPGGYVPPTLLERVYERSMAMCDKLDGAADGIVSDVPACRKREAEIVDALRCRSARSGRPAGIASKTPQDDNCLTNTQLATLFALRDGLTLPYHLAWDVSGYHGYNVFQGTRLTGGLGLGRDAARERSPTFATNGYLFTQGDGYLRYFVTQDAAYDSLTFDVLHPGRYQSQLVELSETIGAMNTDLSRYIARGGKLITLQGLADEVISPNQTIAYRDALVARFGQASVDSFMRLYMVPGYQHGSGVFVPSVDLLTALDAWVTHGVAPETLTATDIAAATNGRTRPLCRYPLFPRYVGKGDMNRASSFICSPT is encoded by the coding sequence ATGCATGCCGCCGTTCATCTTCGCGCCGCGCGTATCTGCGCGCGCGGCTTCGCATCGCTGCTGTTATTCGTGTCGGGCATGCAAGGATGCGCAGCGCAACAACCGCTCGTTCCACCCGCGCCCTCCGCTGCGATTCCACCCGCATCGAAGCTGCACTGCTCGACGCTGACCAATCTCTCGCTGCCGCCGAAAGCGATCGGCTTGCCGACCAACGGCGTCCATATCGATTCCGCGACGCTGATTCCCGCAAGCGCCGCAGGCAACGAAGCCGGCGACTATTGCCGCATTACCGGCAGCATCAAGGCGCTGAAATCCGCGACGCCCGATATCCGCTTCGACCTGAATCTGCCGCGCAACTGGAACGGCCGCGCGCTGCAGCTCGGCGGCGGCGGATACAACGGCGTCGTCGTGAGCGGCCTCGGCACGATGCCGTTTTCGCCCGAGCACGCGCCGCTCGCGCTCGGATACGCGACATTCGGCGACGATTCGGGACACGTGGGCAATTCGTCGCTCGCAGTGTTCGGCCTGATCGACGAAGCGGTGATCAACTTCGGCTACGCGCATCTGAAAAAGACCCACGATGCCGCGCTCGCGCTGATCCGGCTCGCCTATGGACGCGCCCCCGACCGGATCTACTTCGCCGGCGGCTCGACCGGGGGCCGCGAAGGCTACACCGTCATGCAGCGCTACCCCGACGACTACGACGGCGTGATTGCCGATTCCCCCGCGCTGAACTTCACCGGCGTGCGGCTCATCGGCATCAAGGTCGGCGAAGCGGAGTACGCGACGCCGGGCGGCTACGTGCCGCCGACGCTGCTCGAACGCGTCTACGAGCGGTCGATGGCGATGTGCGACAAACTCGACGGCGCGGCGGACGGCATCGTCAGCGACGTGCCCGCGTGCCGCAAACGCGAGGCCGAAATCGTCGACGCGCTGCGCTGCAGATCCGCGAGGTCAGGCAGACCCGCCGGCATCGCCTCGAAGACGCCGCAAGACGACAATTGTCTGACCAACACGCAGCTCGCGACGCTCTTCGCGCTGCGCGACGGCTTGACGCTGCCGTATCACCTCGCATGGGACGTCAGCGGCTACCATGGCTACAACGTCTTTCAGGGCACCCGCCTGACAGGCGGCCTCGGGCTCGGACGCGACGCCGCACGCGAGCGGTCGCCGACGTTTGCAACGAACGGCTATCTGTTCACGCAAGGCGACGGCTATCTGCGCTACTTCGTCACGCAGGACGCGGCATACGATTCGCTGACCTTCGACGTGCTGCATCCGGGGCGTTATCAGTCGCAACTCGTCGAGCTGTCGGAGACGATCGGCGCGATGAACACCGACCTGTCGCGCTATATCGCGCGCGGCGGCAAGCTGATCACGCTGCAAGGTCTCGCCGACGAAGTGATCAGCCCGAACCAGACCATCGCGTATCGCGATGCGCTCGTGGCGCGCTTTGGGCAAGCGAGCGTCGATTCGTTCATGCGGCTCTATATGGTGCCCGGCTATCAACACGGTAGCGGCGTGTTCGTGCCGTCCGTCGATCTGCTTACGGCGCTCGACGCGTGGGTCACGCACGGCGTCGCACCCGAAACGCTGACCGCCACCGATATCGCCGCCGCCACCAACGGCCGCACGCGGCCGCTGTGCCGCTATCCGCTCTTTCCGCGCTACGTCGGCAAAGGCGATATGAATCGCGCGAGCAGTTTCATCTG